One Nitrospirota bacterium genomic window carries:
- the secY gene encoding preprotein translocase subunit SecY — translation MFERLLTSFQNIFKIPELRTRIIFTMGMLVVYRIGAHIPTPGINGEALSEFLQKQGGALLGFLDIFSGGSLSRLTILALGIMPYISASIILQLLTVVVPHLSKLAKEGERGRKKIIQYTRFGTIGIAVIQGFGIAVGLEQMNQGAFVMTSGWGFRLMTVITLTAGTGFLMWLGEQITERGIGNGISLIIFAGIVARLPAAVAQTFDLYKVGQLSFVLLVALALLMVVVVAAIVFLESGRRKVPVQYAKRVIGRRVFGGQSTHIPLKINTAGVIPPIFASSIIAFPATIAGFFETPWVKAFGAQLAPGSLLYTLMYVGLILFFCFFYTAVVLNPVDMADNMKKYGGFIPGIRPGTRTSDYIYKVLTRITFAGSIYLAIVCVIPEFLIYKLNVPFYFGGTSLLIVIGVGLDTAQQIESHMLMRNYEGFLGKGMAPLRGRNG, via the coding sequence GTGTTTGAGAGACTCCTGACCAGTTTTCAGAATATATTCAAAATTCCCGAGCTACGCACCCGGATCATCTTTACCATGGGGATGTTGGTGGTGTATCGGATCGGGGCGCATATTCCTACGCCTGGAATCAACGGCGAAGCCCTTTCTGAGTTTCTGCAAAAGCAAGGCGGTGCGTTGCTTGGATTTTTGGATATTTTTTCTGGTGGCTCTCTTTCGCGCCTCACGATCCTCGCTCTGGGCATCATGCCCTACATTAGTGCATCGATCATTCTACAGCTGCTGACAGTAGTCGTCCCGCACCTCTCGAAGTTAGCAAAAGAGGGCGAGCGCGGTCGCAAAAAGATTATTCAATACACTCGGTTCGGCACAATCGGGATTGCGGTGATTCAGGGTTTTGGAATTGCCGTGGGGCTCGAGCAGATGAATCAAGGCGCATTTGTGATGACGTCTGGGTGGGGATTCCGCCTGATGACCGTCATCACCTTGACCGCGGGTACCGGTTTCCTGATGTGGCTTGGTGAGCAGATTACCGAGCGGGGTATCGGAAACGGTATCTCGTTGATTATCTTTGCTGGTATCGTTGCACGGTTGCCGGCGGCAGTCGCTCAGACATTTGATTTATATAAGGTCGGTCAGTTAAGCTTCGTCCTCCTGGTCGCCCTTGCACTCTTGATGGTTGTGGTGGTCGCGGCTATTGTCTTTCTTGAGAGTGGACGGCGAAAAGTTCCGGTGCAGTATGCGAAACGTGTTATTGGGCGAAGGGTTTTTGGCGGGCAGAGTACGCACATTCCGCTAAAAATCAACACGGCAGGGGTCATCCCTCCTATTTTCGCGTCATCGATCATTGCGTTTCCGGCAACCATTGCTGGCTTCTTTGAGACACCATGGGTAAAAGCGTTTGGAGCTCAGCTGGCGCCTGGGTCGTTGCTCTATACGTTAATGTACGTCGGACTTATTTTATTTTTCTGTTTTTTTTATACTGCCGTCGTTTTGAACCCTGTGGATATGGCAGATAATATGAAGAAGTATGGTGGCTTTATTCCAGGAATTCGTCCAGGAACGAGAACGTCAGATTATATCTATAAGGTGCTGACTCGTATCACATTTGCGGGATCGATTTATCTTGCGATTGTCTGCGTCATCCCTGAATTTTTGATCTACAAGCTGAATGTGCCATTCTATTTTGGCGGTACGTCATTGCTGATTGTTATTGGTGTCGGCCTCGATACGGCACAGCAGATTGAGTCTCATATGTTGATGCGGAATTACGAGGGGTTTCTCGGTAAGGGGATGGCCCCTCTGCGTGGACGAAATGGTTAA
- a CDS encoding adenylate kinase, translating to MRVVFLGAPGVGKGTQAERIASQYRLAKISTGDLLREAVRNQTTLGLEAKSFMDQGQLVPDSVVIGLVREKLGDSSCANGFVLDGFPRTVTQAEELGKVLSAKSTALDLVVNFQVSREDVVRRLSGRRSCPKCQATFHVDFAKPKVNEVCDRCGDSLVQRNDDRRDAIETRLKVYDEQTSPLVRYYDERRLLSSVDASGSVDVVFEHLARVLTPFLAR from the coding sequence ATGCGTGTCGTGTTTCTCGGTGCGCCTGGCGTAGGCAAGGGGACTCAGGCGGAGCGTATCGCATCACAATACCGGCTGGCGAAAATATCGACCGGGGATCTACTCCGGGAAGCCGTTCGTAATCAGACGACGCTAGGACTTGAAGCGAAGAGCTTTATGGATCAGGGGCAATTGGTTCCTGATTCTGTCGTGATCGGGCTAGTCAGGGAAAAGTTAGGTGATTCAAGCTGCGCGAATGGATTTGTTCTGGATGGGTTTCCCCGAACTGTCACGCAAGCGGAAGAGTTGGGGAAGGTGCTTTCTGCGAAATCCACAGCGCTTGATCTAGTTGTGAACTTTCAGGTTTCTCGTGAAGATGTAGTTCGTCGGTTAAGCGGTCGCCGAAGCTGTCCAAAGTGCCAAGCGACGTTCCATGTTGACTTTGCCAAGCCTAAAGTGAATGAGGTGTGCGACCGTTGTGGCGACTCGCTCGTGCAGCGCAACGATGACCGCCGTGATGCGATCGAGACGCGCCTGAAAGTGTATGACGAGCAGACGTCCCCACTTGTCCGTTATTACGATGAACGGCGGCTCTTGTCTTCGGTTGATGCGTCTGGCTCGGTAGACGTTGTCTTTGAGCATCTCGCACGGGTGCTGACACCTTTTCTGGCGCGATGA
- the map gene encoding type I methionyl aminopeptidase, which translates to MIILKTQDEIAVMAQASYVVAEVLQVLKKAVRPGITTDELDRLAEDEIRSRGARPAFKGYRSYPKTLCASVNEQVVHGIPSKRVLKDGDIIGLDLGAIVDGFYGDSAVTVSVGQTNERIAHLVRVTEEAMYLGIKQAVVGHRLSEISHVIQQHVESAGFSVVTEFVGHGIGRQLHEEPQVPNYGKPGQGPRLQAGMVLAIEPMVNMGKAAVKVLEDRWTAVTVDGSLSAHFEHTIAIQPSGPPRILSQL; encoded by the coding sequence ATGATCATCCTCAAGACGCAGGATGAGATTGCCGTGATGGCTCAGGCGTCATACGTGGTGGCTGAGGTACTTCAGGTTTTGAAGAAAGCAGTTAGGCCAGGCATCACGACCGATGAACTGGACAGGTTAGCTGAAGACGAGATTCGATCGCGTGGTGCACGCCCTGCGTTTAAAGGGTATCGAAGTTATCCCAAGACCCTTTGTGCTTCGGTGAATGAGCAAGTTGTTCACGGGATTCCCTCCAAGCGAGTGCTGAAGGATGGGGACATTATCGGGCTCGACCTTGGTGCGATCGTTGACGGGTTTTACGGAGATTCTGCGGTCACAGTTTCGGTGGGTCAAACGAATGAACGAATCGCCCACCTGGTTCGAGTGACCGAAGAGGCGATGTACCTCGGAATCAAACAAGCGGTAGTGGGGCATCGGTTGTCAGAGATTTCGCATGTGATCCAGCAGCATGTGGAATCAGCTGGCTTCTCGGTCGTCACAGAGTTCGTCGGTCATGGAATCGGTCGACAGCTGCATGAGGAGCCTCAAGTTCCGAACTACGGGAAGCCAGGGCAGGGACCACGGTTGCAGGCAGGGATGGTTCTGGCGATCGAACCAATGGTCAATATGGGTAAGGCTGCCGTCAAGGTGCTTGAGGATCGATGGACTGCGGTGACGGTTGACGGGAGTCTCTCGGCGCATTTTGAGCATACCATTGCGATTCAGCCGAGTGGCCCTCCTCGCATTTTAAGTCAGTTATGA
- the infA gene encoding translation initiation factor IF-1, which yields MPKEDVIEIQGTVNETLPNAMFRVSLDNGHKILAHISGKMRMHFIRILPGDKVTVELSPYDLTRGRITYRFK from the coding sequence GTGCCGAAAGAAGATGTTATTGAAATTCAAGGCACGGTGAACGAAACGTTACCGAACGCAATGTTTCGAGTGTCGTTAGATAATGGTCATAAAATCCTTGCACATATATCAGGAAAAATGCGCATGCATTTTATCCGTATTCTTCCTGGCGATAAGGTGACTGTCGAACTCTCGCCGTACGACCTGACGCGCGGGCGCATCACCTATCGGTTTAAGTAG
- the rpmJ gene encoding 50S ribosomal protein L36 — protein MKVKSSVKPICAKCKVVRRKGVVRILCENPRHKQRQG, from the coding sequence ATGAAAGTGAAATCATCCGTCAAGCCGATTTGTGCCAAGTGTAAGGTGGTTCGACGCAAGGGCGTGGTGAGAATTCTCTGTGAGAATCCACGTCACAAGCAGCGACAAGGGTAA
- the rpsM gene encoding 30S ribosomal protein S13, producing the protein MARIAGVDLPKDKRADIGLTYVYGIGRAAAVDILGKAGIDGSIRVKDLSEEHIVKIREIIQESYQVEGDLRKTFSMNIKRLIDSGTYRGLRHRKGLPVRGQRTKTNARTRKGRRSGVGSKPKPPTR; encoded by the coding sequence ATGGCACGTATTGCCGGAGTAGATTTACCAAAAGACAAGCGGGCGGACATCGGCCTGACCTATGTCTATGGCATCGGGCGGGCGGCCGCAGTCGACATCCTTGGTAAAGCGGGGATCGATGGTTCGATTAGGGTTAAGGATCTGAGCGAAGAGCATATCGTCAAGATTCGTGAAATCATTCAGGAGAGTTATCAAGTCGAAGGCGACTTGAGAAAAACCTTCTCGATGAATATCAAACGATTGATTGATAGCGGTACATATCGGGGGCTGCGCCATCGTAAAGGGCTGCCCGTCCGTGGTCAGCGGACCAAGACGAATGCGCGGACGAGAAAAGGCCGTCGATCCGGTGTGGGAAGCAAACCGAAACCGCCTACGCGTTAG
- the rpsK gene encoding 30S ribosomal protein S11, with amino-acid sequence MSVKKGKKKERRIVTSGVAHVQASFNNTIVTITDMSGNTIVWASSGNQGFKGSRKSTPFAAQRAGEAAARKAMECGMRQVDVYVNGPGSGRESAIRSIQAAGMRINMIRDVTPIPHNGCRPPKRRRV; translated from the coding sequence ATGAGCGTCAAAAAAGGGAAGAAGAAAGAGCGGCGGATCGTGACGAGCGGAGTGGCCCACGTTCAGGCCTCTTTCAATAACACGATCGTCACCATCACCGACATGAGCGGAAACACCATCGTGTGGGCGAGCTCGGGAAACCAAGGGTTCAAGGGGTCGCGCAAGAGTACGCCCTTTGCGGCTCAGCGTGCGGGCGAGGCTGCTGCGCGTAAGGCGATGGAGTGCGGGATGCGGCAAGTGGATGTCTACGTGAATGGGCCTGGATCCGGCCGTGAATCGGCGATTCGGTCCATTCAAGCGGCTGGAATGCGGATCAATATGATTCGTGATGTGACCCCGATTCCTCACAATGGCTGCCGTCCTCCTAAGCGGCGGCGAGTCTAG
- the rpsD gene encoding 30S ribosomal protein S4: protein MAKYRGPVCRLCRREGEKLFLKGSRCMTEKCAIERRAYPPGQHGQKRPRNSEYSTQLREKQKLRRIYGLMECQFRGVFEKAERQTGITGEVLLRLLECRLDNVAYRLGFGASRKEARQLVSHGHLTMNGRKINVPGAQVKAGDIISIRERSRTLISIQAALEAVDGRGIPEWLELDKTAFKGVVRALPSKDQITLPVNEQMVVELYSR from the coding sequence GTGGCAAAGTATCGCGGTCCCGTCTGTCGGTTGTGCCGTCGAGAGGGTGAGAAGTTGTTTCTGAAAGGCTCACGCTGTATGACGGAAAAATGTGCCATCGAGCGTCGCGCCTATCCTCCAGGACAACATGGGCAAAAGCGTCCGAGGAACTCAGAGTACAGCACCCAGCTCAGGGAAAAACAGAAGTTGCGCAGAATTTATGGCTTGATGGAATGCCAATTCCGCGGTGTCTTTGAGAAGGCGGAGCGCCAAACTGGCATTACCGGCGAAGTGCTTTTACGATTATTGGAATGTCGCTTGGATAATGTGGCCTATCGATTAGGGTTCGGCGCCTCGAGAAAAGAAGCCAGACAACTCGTGAGCCACGGGCATTTAACCATGAATGGCCGAAAAATCAATGTGCCAGGCGCTCAGGTAAAGGCTGGCGATATTATCAGCATTCGTGAGCGAAGCCGCACGTTGATCTCGATTCAAGCTGCCTTAGAGGCGGTAGATGGCCGAGGCATTCCAGAGTGGCTCGAGCTAGACAAGACGGCGTTTAAAGGTGTGGTCCGTGCGCTGCCGTCCAAGGATCAGATTACACTACCGGTCAACGAACAGATGGTGGTGGAGTTGTATTCCAGGTAG
- a CDS encoding DNA-directed RNA polymerase subunit alpha yields the protein MIKAMKDFQIPMRVEVDKDTQTQTFGRFTTEAYERGFGTTVGNALRRVLLSSLTGAAVTTVKIEGVLHEFSTIPGITEDVTSIILNVKGLRLAVHTDKPKTLRLKKKGPGEAKGSDIIHDADVTILTPNLHIATLDKDAVFDMEMTVKHGRGYVPAERNKEEGLPIGVIAIDSVFSPIKRVNFHVENARVGRMTDYDKLTLEIWTDGTISPRDALSTAAGIMRDHVDIFINPDERVEGRADLGSDEAQREVNKHLFRSVNELELSVRAANCLKNANIKTIADLVQKSEGEMLRTKNFGKKSLNEIKEILTEMGLGLGVKLDAVQPISGNPKSE from the coding sequence ATGATTAAAGCAATGAAGGACTTTCAGATCCCGATGCGGGTGGAAGTCGACAAGGATACACAGACTCAAACGTTCGGCAGGTTTACGACTGAAGCCTATGAACGTGGGTTTGGCACGACGGTTGGTAATGCCTTGCGACGTGTGTTGTTATCGTCGCTGACCGGCGCGGCGGTGACCACTGTGAAGATCGAAGGGGTGTTGCACGAGTTCTCCACCATCCCCGGTATTACGGAGGATGTGACCTCTATTATTCTGAACGTCAAAGGGTTGCGACTCGCGGTTCATACCGATAAGCCTAAGACATTGCGTCTCAAGAAGAAGGGTCCAGGAGAAGCCAAAGGATCTGACATTATTCATGATGCAGACGTGACCATCTTGACTCCGAACCTGCATATTGCGACCTTGGACAAAGACGCTGTGTTCGATATGGAGATGACGGTCAAGCATGGCCGCGGCTATGTGCCAGCTGAGCGAAATAAGGAAGAGGGATTGCCCATTGGTGTAATCGCCATCGACTCCGTATTTTCGCCCATCAAACGCGTGAACTTTCATGTAGAAAATGCCCGTGTCGGTCGCATGACCGATTATGATAAGCTGACCCTGGAAATATGGACGGATGGGACGATCTCTCCTCGTGATGCGTTGTCCACTGCGGCGGGCATCATGCGCGATCACGTCGATATCTTTATCAATCCAGATGAGCGAGTCGAAGGGCGAGCTGATTTAGGGAGCGATGAAGCACAACGTGAAGTGAACAAGCATCTCTTCCGTAGTGTGAATGAGCTAGAGTTGTCGGTTCGTGCTGCGAATTGCTTGAAGAACGCAAACATCAAGACCATCGCCGATTTAGTCCAGAAGAGCGAGGGGGAGATGTTGCGCACGAAGAACTTCGGCAAGAAGTCACTCAATGAAATTAAAGAAATCTTGACGGAGATGGGTTTGGGGCTCGGCGTCAAGCTGGATGCGGTGCAGCCCATTAGCGGTAATCCGAAGAGCGAGTAA
- the rplQ gene encoding 50S ribosomal protein L17, translated as MRHRKNGRQLGRNTKHRWALFRSLVTSLLEHERIETTEAKAKEIRGFTDRMITLGKEGSLPARRQALAFIRSKDVVSKLFSDVAVRFKDRTGGYTRTIKTRRRIGDAAKMVAIELVTRLEVSTVKSEVPAAAAPASPTAD; from the coding sequence GTGCGTCATAGAAAAAATGGCAGACAGCTCGGACGTAACACGAAACATCGATGGGCTCTATTTCGGAGCCTCGTGACGTCGCTACTCGAACATGAACGTATCGAGACGACCGAGGCGAAGGCGAAGGAAATTCGAGGGTTCACGGACCGGATGATTACCCTTGGTAAGGAAGGTTCATTGCCGGCTCGTCGGCAAGCGCTTGCCTTTATTCGCAGCAAGGACGTCGTTTCAAAATTGTTCAGTGATGTTGCAGTCCGGTTTAAAGACCGTACCGGCGGCTATACGAGGACGATCAAGACGAGACGGCGTATCGGCGATGCGGCAAAGATGGTTGCTATCGAACTTGTCACACGTCTAGAGGTCTCGACAGTGAAAAGTGAAGTGCCTGCAGCCGCAGCTCCTGCGAGTCCCACTGCCGACTAG
- the lptC gene encoding LPS export ABC transporter periplasmic protein LptC: MWQRVIRRGLLALSGVLACFLVYLLMTHSTAVSTPTATAPGSMDAADATISNFIFTQTKGDAVQWQVQAHEARLFERDRQAMLQVVAVTLFGQQGKELTVTGDEGVLNTETKNFLLSNRSEPLVIHTESGYVIYTNHLAWTDQTREIHTQDAVRIVGHGLEVTGRGLIGHLDREEFEVLEDVHVDLAPAS, from the coding sequence GTGTGGCAACGTGTAATACGGCGCGGTTTGTTAGCGCTGAGTGGGGTGCTGGCCTGTTTTCTTGTCTATCTGCTCATGACGCATTCGACCGCAGTATCCACTCCGACCGCAACGGCGCCTGGCTCCATGGACGCTGCTGATGCGACGATCTCTAATTTTATCTTTACTCAAACAAAGGGCGATGCGGTGCAGTGGCAGGTGCAGGCGCACGAGGCGCGGCTTTTTGAACGAGATAGGCAGGCGATGCTCCAGGTCGTTGCCGTCACGCTATTTGGCCAGCAAGGGAAGGAATTGACGGTGACGGGAGATGAAGGGGTTCTGAATACAGAGACGAAGAATTTTCTCCTCTCTAACCGCTCAGAGCCACTTGTGATTCATACCGAGAGCGGGTATGTGATCTATACAAACCATCTTGCTTGGACGGATCAGACGAGAGAGATACATACGCAGGACGCGGTTCGTATCGTGGGACATGGCTTAGAGGTAACAGGGCGTGGGTTGATTGGACATTTGGACAGAGAAGAGTTTGAAGTACTTGAGGACGTACATGTGGATTTGGCTCCTGCTTCTTAA
- a CDS encoding LptA/OstA family protein — MWIWLLLLNVCLFGFVSVRGSAHAALAQGGAEQAVSTTITAKKMTVKNQDSQAVFEGSVVLTRGSLVVYSDRMVVMFRTQEAPASDDRKGREAVKGVVPSQGPDAMPAVSNRSVNQIEATGRVKIEKDSGSATCEKAIYYHDGDKIVLTGNPVAWDKGTRVSGKQITMFLAEDRSVVEGGSHVRIEPDEGGTK; from the coding sequence ATGTGGATTTGGCTCCTGCTTCTTAATGTGTGCCTGTTCGGCTTCGTCTCGGTGCGAGGATCGGCTCATGCGGCCCTAGCTCAAGGTGGCGCCGAGCAAGCGGTCAGCACCACCATTACGGCCAAAAAAATGACCGTGAAAAATCAGGATAGCCAGGCGGTCTTTGAGGGATCGGTTGTATTGACCCGTGGGTCACTCGTTGTCTATTCCGATCGTATGGTGGTGATGTTTCGCACGCAGGAGGCTCCCGCAAGTGATGACCGGAAGGGGCGTGAGGCGGTGAAGGGCGTTGTGCCTTCACAAGGGCCTGATGCCATGCCGGCGGTGTCGAATCGTTCAGTTAATCAAATTGAGGCGACTGGACGTGTCAAAATCGAGAAGGATTCAGGGAGTGCGACTTGTGAGAAAGCCATCTATTATCATGATGGGGATAAGATCGTGCTGACAGGAAACCCGGTGGCTTGGGATAAGGGCACGCGAGTCAGTGGTAAGCAAATCACGATGTTTTTGGCGGAAGATCGGAGTGTGGTTGAGGGCGGGTCGCATGTACGTATTGAGCCGGATGAGGGGGGCACCAAGTGA
- the lptB gene encoding LPS export ABC transporter ATP-binding protein produces the protein MGLRATGLVKSFRARKVVKGVSLEVLAGEVVGLLGPNGAGKTTIFDMIVGLGQPDEGTISLGDEVITDLPMYRRARKGIGYLPQESSVFRRLSVEDNILAILEMLDYSRAERRERVDALLKELDLSHIRTSMAYALSGGERRRLEITRALATNPLFMLLDEPFAGIDPIAVADIQQIITRLKEKGIGILITDHNVQETLSITDRAYIINEGMILEAGSPESIVKSERARAIYLGDRFKL, from the coding sequence ATGGGTTTGCGCGCAACAGGGCTTGTGAAAAGCTTTCGGGCCCGCAAAGTCGTGAAAGGTGTTTCGCTTGAAGTGCTTGCAGGGGAAGTTGTGGGGTTACTCGGTCCTAACGGAGCCGGTAAGACGACCATTTTCGATATGATTGTGGGTCTGGGGCAGCCAGATGAAGGAACGATTTCACTTGGCGATGAGGTGATCACGGACCTGCCCATGTACAGACGTGCCAGAAAGGGAATTGGGTATCTTCCTCAAGAGTCGTCAGTGTTCAGACGCTTGTCAGTTGAGGATAATATTCTGGCAATTCTTGAGATGCTGGACTACTCTCGGGCAGAGCGTCGTGAACGGGTCGATGCCCTACTGAAAGAACTTGATCTGAGCCATATCAGAACCAGCATGGCGTATGCTTTATCCGGCGGTGAACGTCGGCGGTTGGAAATTACCAGGGCGCTTGCGACGAATCCGTTATTTATGTTGCTGGATGAGCCCTTTGCAGGGATCGACCCGATTGCCGTGGCGGATATCCAACAGATTATTACCCGCTTAAAAGAAAAAGGCATCGGTATTTTGATTACCGATCATAATGTCCAAGAGACGCTGTCTATTACAGACCGGGCCTACATCATCAACGAGGGGATGATCCTCGAGGCCGGGTCTCCAGAGTCTATCGTGAAAAGTGAGAGGGCGCGGGCTATCTATCTAGGTGATCGGTTCAAGTTGTAA
- the rpoN gene encoding RNA polymerase factor sigma-54 — translation MKLRLDLRLSQKLIMTPQLQQAIKLLQLSRLELQQSLTQHLMENPLLEELPPEADDSEAGSAEEKTEDAAVAANSESPDAEQSTVEERDTPDEASAAGWEEYFGSDRRIGGSESQSPSQDEFPSYEQTMAKATSLEDHLLWQLSFSGLSDRDKAIGRSIIGNLDDDGYLRMSLDEMVSGTDFTPVEAESVLKDIQSFDPTGVAARDLSECLLLQIGHLGKSPMGSLGARPGALKGSIVEAIVQHHLKDLEKRQYARIAKALDVTVEEVFQATKVIEVLEPKPGRPFINTQNYVIVPDVFVVKNEGEWVVVLNDDGLPRMRISPYYKQLMGAGESGSAETKAYLDEKLRAAQWVIRSIEQRNKTIVKVVSSIVKFQEQFFEKGVQYLKPLVLKQVAEDIGMHESTISRVTANKYMYCPQGMLELKFFFNAGLQRADQPSDMMSSVTVREMIRVMVAEEDPGHPLKDEEIAARLLTKQVVIARRTVAKYRAEEHIPSATQRKRFF, via the coding sequence ATGAAGCTCAGGCTCGATCTCAGGCTTAGTCAAAAGCTCATCATGACCCCGCAGTTGCAGCAAGCCATTAAACTGCTGCAACTGTCTCGACTTGAGCTTCAGCAGAGTTTGACCCAACATTTGATGGAAAATCCTCTTCTGGAGGAGCTCCCACCCGAGGCAGATGACAGCGAGGCTGGAAGCGCTGAGGAAAAGACAGAAGATGCGGCGGTGGCAGCTAACAGCGAATCGCCGGACGCGGAGCAGTCGACCGTAGAGGAGCGGGATACGCCGGATGAGGCCTCGGCAGCGGGGTGGGAAGAATATTTTGGAAGCGATCGGAGGATCGGAGGGTCTGAATCCCAGTCGCCCTCTCAGGATGAGTTTCCTTCCTATGAACAAACCATGGCGAAAGCGACCTCTTTGGAGGACCATCTCCTGTGGCAGCTTTCTTTTTCAGGGTTGTCGGACCGAGACAAGGCGATCGGACGGTCGATCATCGGTAATCTTGACGATGATGGCTACTTGCGTATGTCGCTGGACGAAATGGTCAGCGGGACCGACTTTACTCCCGTCGAAGCGGAATCAGTCCTGAAAGATATTCAGAGTTTTGATCCGACTGGTGTGGCAGCCAGAGATCTGTCGGAATGCCTGCTCTTGCAAATCGGACATCTGGGAAAGAGTCCCATGGGATCGTTGGGCGCTCGGCCTGGCGCACTGAAGGGGTCGATTGTTGAAGCTATTGTCCAGCACCATCTCAAGGATCTGGAGAAACGGCAGTATGCGAGGATTGCAAAAGCGTTAGACGTCACGGTGGAAGAGGTTTTTCAGGCGACGAAGGTAATCGAAGTGCTTGAGCCGAAGCCGGGGCGACCCTTTATCAATACCCAAAATTATGTGATTGTCCCTGACGTGTTCGTCGTCAAAAATGAAGGGGAGTGGGTGGTGGTCCTCAATGATGATGGACTGCCTCGCATGCGGATCAGCCCCTACTATAAGCAATTGATGGGGGCGGGTGAGAGTGGATCGGCGGAGACGAAGGCCTATCTAGATGAGAAGCTGCGAGCGGCACAATGGGTCATTCGGAGCATCGAACAGCGGAATAAGACGATTGTGAAGGTCGTATCGAGTATCGTAAAGTTTCAGGAGCAATTCTTTGAGAAAGGCGTGCAATATCTCAAGCCGCTGGTACTCAAGCAGGTGGCTGAGGATATTGGGATGCACGAATCGACGATCAGCCGTGTGACGGCGAACAAGTATATGTATTGTCCGCAGGGCATGCTGGAGCTGAAGTTTTTCTTCAATGCGGGTCTGCAGCGAGCGGATCAGCCGTCCGATATGATGTCGTCCGTCACGGTGAGAGAGATGATCCGGGTCATGGTGGCGGAGGAAGATCCAGGCCACCCCCTCAAAGATGAAGAGATTGCGGCCCGGCTGCTTACGAAGCAAGTGGTGATCGCACGACGGACGGTGGCGAAATACCGGGCGGAAGAACATATTCCCTCGGCAACCCAGCGCAAGCGGTTTTTTTAA
- the raiA gene encoding ribosome-associated translation inhibitor RaiA — MKITGRHLVVTAALRSHVESRFERLVRYDLKLSHLEVILSVSKLQHAAEVVCTVQGRRIQAKASTSEMYATIDQLVDRLDVQLRKLKERQVDHKAPIKKSARKILRPALPKEDPGPEIEVVRPARILLTLKEATRRLDPLPGSLLVFTERSSGKLQILQRVDRDQVVLIDLS; from the coding sequence ATGAAAATTACAGGTCGACATCTCGTGGTGACGGCGGCTCTCAGATCGCATGTAGAAAGCCGGTTTGAGCGGCTGGTGCGATATGACCTGAAGCTGAGCCATCTGGAAGTGATTCTGAGTGTGAGCAAGCTTCAACATGCCGCGGAGGTGGTCTGTACCGTGCAAGGGCGGCGGATTCAGGCAAAAGCTTCGACGTCAGAAATGTATGCAACGATCGATCAACTGGTGGATCGACTGGATGTGCAGCTTCGAAAGCTCAAGGAGCGGCAGGTCGATCATAAGGCGCCGATCAAGAAGTCGGCGCGGAAGATTCTACGGCCGGCTCTGCCTAAGGAGGATCCGGGTCCTGAAATTGAAGTGGTTCGTCCAGCCAGGATTTTGCTCACATTGAAAGAGGCGACGCGTCGGCTGGATCCTCTGCCAGGTTCATTGCTGGTATTCACTGAACGATCCTCTGGGAAGCTGCAGATTCTTCAGCGTGTCGATCGCGATCAAGTCGTTCTCATCGATCTTTCGTAA